In one Notolabrus celidotus isolate fNotCel1 chromosome 1, fNotCel1.pri, whole genome shotgun sequence genomic region, the following are encoded:
- the srsf3b gene encoding serine/arginine-rich splicing factor 3b, with translation MHRDCPLDCKVYVGNLGNNGNKTELERSFGYYGPLRSVWVARNPPGFAFVEFEDPRDATDAVRELDGRNLCGCRVRVELSNGEKRSRARGAPPSWNRRPRDRDDYRRRSPPPRRRSPRRRSFSRSRSRSFSRDRRRERSLSRDRNHKPSRSFSRSRSRSRSADRK, from the exons ATGCATCGTGACTGCCCTCTGGACTGCAAGGTCTATGTTGGGAATTTGGGCAACAACGGTAACAAGACTGAGCTAGAGAGGTCATTTGGATACTACGGCCCCCTCCGTAGTGTTTGGGTGGCCAGAAACCCCCCAGGCTTTGCCTTTGTAGAGTTTGAGGATCCCAGAGATGCAACTGATGCAGTGCGTGAGCTCGACGGAAG GAATTTGTGTGGCTGCCGGGTTAGAGTAGAGCTGTCAAATGGTGAGAAGCGCAGCAGAGCCCGTGGTGCTCCCCCATCATGGAACAGGCGTCCACGAGACCGAGATGACTACAGACGTCGTAGCCCACCACCTAGGCGAAG ATCCCCACGCAGGAGGAGCTTCAGCCGCAGCCGAAGCAG GTCTTTTTCcagagacaggaggagggagaggtcCCTGTCCCGGGACAGGAACCATAAACCTTCAAGGTCATTCTCACGATCAAGGAG CCGCTCCAGGTCTGCAGACAGGAAGTAG